From the genome of Triticum aestivum cultivar Chinese Spring chromosome 3B, IWGSC CS RefSeq v2.1, whole genome shotgun sequence, one region includes:
- the LOC123069070 gene encoding UDP-glycosyltransferase 73C3, with the protein MTLSGSGDSQSGSARAHFVLVPMMAQGHTIPMTDMARLLAEHGAQVSFITTPVNAARLEGFAADVKAAGLAVQLVELHFPAAEFGLPDGCENLDMIQSKNLFLNFMEACAALQEPLMAYLREQQRSPPSCIISDMMHWWTGDIARELGIPRLTFSGFCGFSSLVRYIIFHNNVLEHITDDNELITIPGFPTPLEMMKAKLPGTLSVPGMEQIREKMFEEELRCDGEITNSFKELETFYIESFEQITRKKVWTVGPMCLCHRNRNTMAARGNKAAMDDAQCLQWLDSRKPGSVIFVSFGSLACTTPQQLVELGLGLEASKKPFIWVIKAGPKFPEVEEWLADGFEERVKDRGMIIRGWAPQVMILWHQAIGGFVTHCGWNSIIEGICAGVPMITWPHFAEQFLNEKLVVDVLKIGVEVGVKGVTQWGSEKQEVMVTRDAVETAVNTLMDEGEAAEELRVRAKDCAIKARRAFDKEGSSYNNVRLLIQEMGNKTNACG; encoded by the exons TTCATCACCACGCCGGTAAACGCCGCTAGGTTGGAGGGCTTCGCCGCTGACGTGAAGGCGGCAGGCCTGGCTGTTCAGCTCGTGGAGCTCCACTTCCCGGCTGCAGAGTTCGGCCTACCGGATGGATGCGAGAACCTCGACATGATCCAATCAAAGAATTTGTTCCTGAACTTCATGGAGGCCTGTGCTGCGCTTCAGGAGCCGCTCATGGCGTACCTCCGTGAGCAGCAGCGCTCGCCTCCTAGCTGCATCATATCTGACATGATGCACTGGTGGACCGGCGACATTGCAAGGGAGCTCGGCATCCCGAGGCTCACCTTTAGTGGCTTTTGTGGCTTCTCGTCCCTTGTCAG GTACATCATTTTTCACAACAATGTATTGGAGCATATCACAGATGACAATGAGCTCATCACGATCCCAGGGTTTCCTACACCGCTAGAGATGATGAAGGCTAAATTACCTGGAACCCTTTCTGTTCCGGGTATGGAGCAAATTCGTGAGAAGATGTTTGAAGAGGAGCTGAGATGCGATGGTGAGATCACTAATAGCTTCAAAGAGCTCGAGACATTTTACATTGAATCCTTTGAGCAGATAACAAGGAAGAAGGTCTGGACGGTCGGGCCAATGTGCCTGTGCCACCGAAACAGGAACACAATGGCCGCTAGGGGTAACAAGGCGGCAATGGACGATGCACAGTGCTTGCAATGGCTTGATTCAAGGAAGCCAGGCTCAGTGATCTTTGTAAGCTTTGGCAGCCTCGCTTGCACTACACCTCAACAACTTGTTGAGCTGGGACTGGGACTCGAAGCCTCCAAGAAACCGTTTATTTGGGTGATCAAAGCAGGACCTAAGTTTCCAGAAGTTGAGGAATGGCTCGCAGATGGGTTCGAGGAGCGTGTCAAAGATAGAGGTATGATCATAAGGGGCTGGGCGCCACAGGTGATGATCCTGTGGCACCAAGCCATTGGAGGATTTGTGACGCACTGTGGGTGGAACTCAATAATAGAGGGCATCTGTGCAGGTGTGCCCATGATCACTTGGCCGCACTTTGCAGAGCAGTTTTTGAATGAGAAGCTGGTGGTGGATGTGCTGAAAATCGGGGTGGAGGTTGGCGTGAAAGGAGTTACACAGTGGGGAAGTGAAAAACAAGAGGTTATGGTTACACGAGATGCCGTGGAGACGGCAGTGAACACCCTGATGGACGAGGGGGAGGCTGCAGAGGAGCTGAGGGTGAGAGCAAAAGACTGCGCCATTAAGGCGAGGAGGGCTTTTGATAAGGAAGGCTCTTCCTATAACAACGTAAGGCTGTTAATTCAAGAAATGGGAAACAAGACGAATGCATGTGGTTGA
- the LOC123069071 gene encoding UDP-glycosyltransferase 73C3, whose translation MTFTGSTDGQSGSARAHFVLVPMLAQGHTIPMTDMARLLAEHGAQVSFITTPVNASRLAGFAADVEAAGLTVRLMELHFPSAEFGLPDGFENLDMIQSTDLLSNFMDAIAALQELLKAYLREQQHSPPSCIISDLIHWWTGDIARELGIPRLTFSGFCGFSSLIRYITFHNNVFENVKDENDLITITGFPTPLQLTKAKCPGNFSIPCMKKICKKFLEEELKSDGEVINSFQELETLYIESFEQTTKKKVWAVGPMCLCHRDNNTMAARGNKASMDEAQYLQWLDSVKPGSVVFVSFGSLACTTPQQLVELGLGLEASRKPFIWVIKAGAKLPEVEEWLADGFEERVKNRGMVIRGWAPQLMILRHQAVGGFVTHCGWNSTIEGICAGVPMITWPHFGEQFWNEKLVVDVLKIGVEVGVKGVTQWGSEKQEVMVTRDAVETAVNTLMDEGAAAEETRVRAKDCAIKARKAFHEGGSSYDNIRLLIEEMGNRMNAGG comes from the exons ATGACTTTCACCGGCAGCACCGATGGCCAGAGCGGCTCTGCAAGGGCCCACTTCGTGCTGGTACCGATGCTAGCGCAGGGGCACACAATCCCCATGACCGATATGGCGCGCCTGCTGGCAGAGCACGGCGCGCAGGTTAGCTTCATCACCACGCCAGTGAATGCCTCCAGGTTGGCAGGCTTTGCAGCCGATGTGGAGGCAGCGGGCCTGACAGTTCGGCTCATGGAGCTCCACTTCCCGAGCGCCGAGTTCGGCCTACCGGACGGGTTCGAGAACCTAGACATGATCCAATCCACGGATCTGCTCTCCAATTTCATGGATGCCATCGCTGCGCTTCAGGAACTGCTCAAGGCATACCTCCGTGAGCAGCAgcactcgcctccaagctgcatcaTATCTGACCTGATTCACTGGTGGACTGGTGACATCGCAAGGGAGCTCGGTATCCCGAGGCTGACCTTTAGTGGCTTCTGTGGCTTCTCGTCCCTCATCAG GTACATCACTTTTCACAACAATGTATTTGAAAATGTCAAAGATGAAAATGACCTCATCACGATCACAGGGTTCCCTACACCACTACAGCTGACAAAGGCTAAATGCCCTGGAAATTTTTCCATTCCTTGTATGAAGAAAATCTGCAAGAAGTTCCTTGAAGAGGAGCTGAAAAGTGATGGTGAGGTCATTAACAGCTTCCAGGAGCTGGAGACATTGTACATTGAATCCTTtgagcagacgacaaagaagaagGTCTGGGCGGTCGGGCCAATGTGCCTTTGCCACCGAGACAATAACACTATGGCCGCAAGAGGAAACAAGGCGTCAATGGATGAGGCACAGTACCTGCAATGGCTTGATTCAGTGAAGCCAGGCTCAGTGGTCTTTGTCAGCTTTGGCAGCCTCGCTTGCACTACACCTCAACAGCTTGTTGAGCTGGGACTGGGACTTGAAGCCTCCAGGAAACCGTTTATTTGGGTGATCAAAGCAGGAGCTAAGCTTCCAGAAGTTGAGGAATGGCTCGCAGACGGGTTCGAGGAGCGTGTAAAAAATAGAGGCATGGTCATAAGGGGTTGGGCACCACAGCTCATGATCCTGCGGCACCAAGCCGTTGGAGGATTCGTGACGCACTGTGGGTGGAACTCAACAATAGAGGGCATCTGTGCAGGTGTGCCCATGATCACATGGCCACACTTTGGGGAGCAGTTTTGGAATGAGAAGCTGGTGGTGGATGTGCTGAAAATCGGGGTGGAGGTTGGCGTGAAAGGAGTTACACAGTGGGGAAGTGAAAAACAAGAGGTTATGGTTACACGAGATGCCGTGGAGACGGCAGTGAACACCCTGATGGACGAGGGGGCGGCTGCAGAAGAGACGAGGGTGAGAGCAAAAGACTGCGCCATTAAGGCAAGGAAGGCTTTTCATGAGGGAGGTTCTTCATATGACAACATAAGGCTATTAATTGAAGAAATGGGAAACAGGATGAATGCAGGTGGTTGA